From the Ammoniphilus sp. CFH 90114 genome, the window AGGCGATTTTAAAAGCTGGACCTATTCGTTTGCGTCCTATTCTGATGACAACCCTATCTACGATCTTGGCGATTTTGCCATTAGCCTTCGGGGGAGGATCGGGGAATGAAGGTCAGGCGCCGATGGCCATCGTCGTAGCCTTTGGGTTAAGTTTTTCAACAGTGATTACTTTAATCCTCATTCCTGTCGTCTATACGTTATTTGATGATATGAAACAAAAGCTGAAGAACCGCAAAACAAAGAAAACAAGTCCGGAACCAAGTGTTCAGGCTTAGAAGGGAAGGAATAGATGAAGACAAACCGATATATTTTGATCTCAATACTAGCTTTCTCCGTGACCTTATCAGCTTGTACAAAAGCTGAGCCTGTCATACAATCGGCAGAAGAACAAGTTGTTCCGGTTCAAGTAGAAAAGGTATCGGAGGGAACGATTGAGGAACGAGCATCCATTACGGGAAAACTATCCCCAGATGAAGCCGTGGACGTGTCACCTAAAGTCTCTGGTAAAATCCAGAAGATTAACGTTTCTCTTGGACAGTTTGTTCAACAAGGAGAGGTTCTGTTCACCTTAGATCAAACGGATCTTGCCAACAGCGTAAAACAGGCAGAAGCCGCTTATCGATTAAGCTTAGCCAATCTAAAACAAGCAGAAAGCGGTGCTGTACAAGGAATTGACCAGGCCGAGTCTTCGGTGATTCAATATCAAAATGCCATTACTCAAGCACAGAATGCAGTGACACAGCAAGAGCAGGCTCTACAGGATGCGACTATGGCTGAGCAACGTACAAGACAGTTGCATACGGCAGGAGCAGTACCCAACTCGGAGCTAGAGAGAGTCGAAACGGCATTGAAAAATGCACAGATAGGCTTAGCAAATGCACAGACCTCTTTGGAAAACGCGAAGTTGTCTTATGATAACGCAAAGAAAAATCTTGAGCATGCTAAAAATAAAAATGGTGTTCAAGTGACTAAAGCATCTGTTGATCAAGCACGAGTTGCTTTAGAAAATGCGCAAAGCCAATTGGTTAACGCAACCGTAACGGCTCCTATTACAGGTATCGTTTCCATCGTTCACGGTTCAACGGGACAGATCGTCGGGCCGCAATCCCCTGTAGTCAGTATGGCCCGTATGGATCCGGTTAAGGTGAAAACGAATGTTTCGGAACAGGAATTAACTCAAATTCAAGTAGGAAGTAATGTGAACGTAGAAATACCAACCTTAAATAAACAGTTAGAAGCAAAAGTGACAGCCGTCAGCCCCATTATGAATAATGATGTAAAAGCCTATCCGGTTGAGATTAGCATCCCTAATTCGAACCTGGAATTGAAAGCGGACATGGTCGTACACGTTCGTTTTGGTTCCGGTAGCGGTGAAAAATTAACCCTTATCCCACGTAAAGCGTTGGTTGAGGAACAAGGAAAGAGATTTGTTTATAAGTTAGAGGAAAACAAAGCAATGAAAGTGGAAGTCACGACAGGAACAGAAACAAGCGAACAAGTGGAAATCAAAGAAGGTCTCCATGCTGGAGATCAAGTGGTCGTAAAAGGCCAAACCCTTTTAGTTGATGGTGTAAAAGTGGATGTTCAGGAAAATACCCAATAAGTCATCGTTGCTTATATTTAAAGGACTTCTTTTCGAAGAAGTCCATTTTTGTTTTATAAATATGTAAAAAAGATGAATTACTGGTGATGAAGGGTTTTAATATGCTATATTTATAGAGTAAATTGATGGAATACATGTATATAATTTGATATTGTTAAAAGTTTTATATGAAAGCATTACTTATGCCAATCCGTTTTAATGTTGGCCTTAAGGAGTATAATTGTGATAAGTTATATGATCATTAATGCAGCCCTTTTTTTGTCTATGGTATTTATCATTCATTATTATATTTGTAAGGAACCTGTTTTCAGAGATTCTCCACTAAAATCGAGAGTAGTTCTTGGCTTTAGTTTTGGATTTGTGAGTGTCGTTCTCATGTTTTTCCGCTTTCAGCTAGAGAGTGGATTAGTAGACCTTAGGCACCTTCCTATTTTATTAGCTGCTTTCTATGGGGGATGGGCTTCCGCTTTTCCTGCTTGGATCTTAGCGTCTATGGGAAGATTCTCTTTGACCGAACCACTTGGTGATTACTCTATACCCATCTTGATTCTCGGGCTGGATGCCCTCATTGGGGTCATTCTTCCGCCCCTGATAAGGTCTTACCGTTTCAGCTGGTACATTACGCTGGTTGCTACTGTGTTGATTTTGCTTTTCATCCTTCCAGACGTTTTAACGATCCATCGTTTTGATTTTTGGATTGTTTACGCTGGTGCTGCGTTCCTAGGAGGAGCTGTTGCTTTTCATCTTATTGAATCCTTGCGAGGGTCACAGCAAACCCTGATGAAGCTTAAGAAGTCTCAAGAGGATATGGAGAAGACCGTTCACGATTTACATGAAGCGAAGGAACAGCTTGAATCTTATATTACTCATAATGCAGATGGAATTGTGATTCTAGATCGTGATGAACGAATTATAAAAATCAATCCCGCTTTTGAGAAAATGTCAGGATGGAGGGCAGGGGAAGTGTTGGGGAGGAAGACCCTTCCATGGATTCCTGCTGAATATCAAGAAGAGGCTTCCCGGTTTCGCAGACAGACGAAGACCAATGGATCCGTCATTGGATATGAAGCCGTCCGATTGCGAAAGAATGGGGAGCCATTTCACGTGAGTATATCTGTCTCCACAATATATGACCGGAACGGCCACGTTATTGGATTTTCAGGTGTGTATAGAGATATTACAGAACAAAAGAAAACCGACGAGTTCTTGCGAAATACAGAAAAATTATCTCTTGTTGGAGAGCTGGCAGCAGGAATCGCACATGAATTAAGGAACCCTCTGACTACATTAAAGGGTTTCATCCATTTGATTAAGAAGGATAATCCTTCTTCTTATCTTGGTATTATGGATGATGAATTGGATCGGATCGAAGCTATTACGAATGAATTATTATATTTGGCAAAACCGCTAGCAGCGGAGAGAAAGACGGTCCCTATCAGGGAGATACTAGAACAGGTCACACTTCTGCTTACTCCTCAAGCCATACTTCATAATATCCAACTGGAGGCAGAGATCGATGAAGAACTTCCTATGATTACATGTAATGTAAACCAGATCAAACAGGTCTTCATTAATCTTATGAAAAATGCGATCGAAGCCATGCCGAGCGGAGGAGTGATTAGGCTGAGAGTGCAATCCCAGGGGGAAGCATTCGTTTTAGTTTCCGTAATAGATAACGGCATGGGAATTCCCGAAGAGCGAATGGAAAAACTAGGTCAGCCATTCTATAGTTTAAAGGAAAAAGGAACGGGTTTGGGTCTTACGATTTGTAAAAAGATTGTACAAGAGCATAATGGGGATCTCTCGTTTGAAAGTGAGATGGGAAAAGGGACGACGGTTTATGTGGTATTACCATATTGCAACGATGGTTCTGTAAATATCTCAAAAGCGAGCAACCCTCCTTTGTTGCAATATTCAAAGTGAAACATACAAATTTGATGAGCAATTAAAAGAACCCAGTATACTACTACTAGGTTCTTTTTTCTACCCCTCCCTTGAAAAAAAAGGACTTCCCACAAAATTGAGAAGTCCTTTTTGAATACAATGGAAGAATTTCTGATAATAATAAATCTATGATATTAGTGTACTAATTGTAAAAGCAACTCTTCGCTTAGGCCGAGCGTCTGCGCAGTTGATGCATGAATTTCTTCGATGAGTTCTGGTTTTGTCATAAGCGACACACCATAAGAAGGAATCATTTCCTTCAATTTTGGTTCCCATGCATTGATATGTTGTGGGAAGCACTTTTTCATTACTTCAAGCATGACAGAAACAGCGGTAGACGCGCCCGGAGAAGCACCAAGCAATGCAGCTATTGAGCCATCAGCAGCACTAATCACTTCCGTACCAAATTGAAGAGTTCCTTTGCCACCTGCTTCAGTATCCTTAATAACTTGGACACGTTGGCCCGCTATGACTAAATCCCAATCCTCAATTCTGGCGTCCGGGATAAACTCACGTAACTCTTCCATGCGCTGTTCTTTTGATAACATAACTTGTTGTATCAGGTATTTAGTCAGTGACATCTCTTTTGCCCCTGCAGCCAACATGGTTAAGACATTATCGGGTTTGACGGAAGTTACTAAATCGAACATGGAACCAGATTTTAGAAACTTCGGTGAGAAACCGGCAAATGGGCCAAATAGTAAGGTCTTTTTATTGTCAATATATCTTGTGTCCAAATGCGGGACAGACATAGGTGGTGCCCCAACTTTCGCTTTACCGTATACTTTTGCGTGATGCTGTTCTATCACTTCTGGATTATTACACGCCATAAATATTCCGCTTACCGGGAATCCTCCAATATGTTTACCTTCAGGGATACCGGATTTTTGAAGCAAGTGCAGGCTTCCACCCCCGCCTCCGATAAAGACGAACTTGGCACGATGATGTTCAACAGTACCGTTATCGAGATTTCGTACTTTTAATTCCCATAATCCATCGCTAGTACGTTTAATATCATTGACACTATGATTGTAGTGGATGCCTACGTTTTTACTCTTTAAGTGGTCAACTAACATACGGGTTAAAGCGCCAAAGTTGACATCCGTTCCAGAGTCGATTTTTGTTGCAGCTATAGGTTCATTGGATGGGCGGTCCTTCATCATTAATGGGATCCACTCTATCAATTTGGCCGGGTCATCGGAAAATTCCATCCCCTTAAACAAAGGATTGCTAGATAGAGCTTCAAATCGCTTCTTTAAAAAGTTGACATCTTGTTCCCCATGTACAAAGCTGATATGAGGTAATGGCATGATAAAGTCCTGCGGATTACGAATCAGATTGCTGTTTACAAGATAGGACCAAAACTGCATGGAAACTTGAAATTGTTCATTAATTTTGATAGCTTTGCTAATATCTATGGATCCGTCCGGTTTTTCGGCGGTGTAGTTAAGCTCACACAGTGCAGCATGTCCCGTTCCAGCATTGTTCCACTCGTTAGAGCTTTCTTCTCCTGCGTTTGCGAGCTTCTCAAACACTGTAATTCTCCAGTCCGGTACTAATTCCTTCAGAAGTGTTCCCAAAGTCGCACTCATAATTCCGGCACCAATTAAGATGACGTCTGTTTTAGTTTGTCTGTTAGTCATTTTAACCATCCTTATATCCTAAGATTTACAGAAAGGATGTAGGCGCTCCTGCTTAGGCGTGACAGTAAGCTAGGGTGGTCAAACACCTTTTCTGGATCAATAATAACCCTATCATAGTGTATCATTATTGTTGATATTTTTGAATATAGTATATCATTATTGTTATATTTATAGATATAGTGTATCACTATATTTAGCTCAAATTCATCTATTATTATATAGTAGTTATAAGGGATTTAAAAGCTTGTAAAATATGTGAAGTTTGTGCATAAGGTAGCAATACTTACGAATAAAATATTATTCAAAACATATTGAAAAGTTAGAAAAGTTTTTGTATAATAACTGTAGTAATGAAACGTGAATATAATTCCGAAAATAGGGTTCGGAAGTATCTACCAGGGACCGTAAATCTCCTGACTATGATGGTAAGCTTTCTTTCATAGTCAGGGGTTTTTTCATTGTCTTCTTTCTTATTTATTAGTAAGGGGGATGTGTAGTTTGAGATTATTAATTAAAAACGCCGAAATTGTAACCATGAATGCAAAAGAGGAAATCATTCACGGGGATATCCTCATTGAGGAGGATCGTATCGTTGATATTGGAGAAATAACGGACGTTCAAGCAGATAAAGTCATCGATGCAAGTCGCCGAACAGTAGTGCCGGGATTTATCCAAACCCATATTCATTTATGCCAAACATTGTTTCGGGGTCAAGCAGATGATCTTGAGCTACTGGACTGGCTAAAAAAACGAATCTGGCCGCTCGAGGCTTCTCACGATGCAGAATCGAGCTATTATTCCGCTATGCTTGGCGCGGGTGAATTGATACAAAGTGGAACAACTTCCATTGTGGATATGGAAACCGTACATTACGCCGATGAAGCTTTCCAAGCTATGGCACAGAGCGGGATTCGAGTGATGTCGGGTAAGGTAATGATGGATAA encodes:
- a CDS encoding efflux RND transporter periplasmic adaptor subunit, whose translation is MKTNRYILISILAFSVTLSACTKAEPVIQSAEEQVVPVQVEKVSEGTIEERASITGKLSPDEAVDVSPKVSGKIQKINVSLGQFVQQGEVLFTLDQTDLANSVKQAEAAYRLSLANLKQAESGAVQGIDQAESSVIQYQNAITQAQNAVTQQEQALQDATMAEQRTRQLHTAGAVPNSELERVETALKNAQIGLANAQTSLENAKLSYDNAKKNLEHAKNKNGVQVTKASVDQARVALENAQSQLVNATVTAPITGIVSIVHGSTGQIVGPQSPVVSMARMDPVKVKTNVSEQELTQIQVGSNVNVEIPTLNKQLEAKVTAVSPIMNNDVKAYPVEISIPNSNLELKADMVVHVRFGSGSGEKLTLIPRKALVEEQGKRFVYKLEENKAMKVEVTTGTETSEQVEIKEGLHAGDQVVVKGQTLLVDGVKVDVQENTQ
- a CDS encoding ATP-binding protein, with translation MISYMIINAALFLSMVFIIHYYICKEPVFRDSPLKSRVVLGFSFGFVSVVLMFFRFQLESGLVDLRHLPILLAAFYGGWASAFPAWILASMGRFSLTEPLGDYSIPILILGLDALIGVILPPLIRSYRFSWYITLVATVLILLFILPDVLTIHRFDFWIVYAGAAFLGGAVAFHLIESLRGSQQTLMKLKKSQEDMEKTVHDLHEAKEQLESYITHNADGIVILDRDERIIKINPAFEKMSGWRAGEVLGRKTLPWIPAEYQEEASRFRRQTKTNGSVIGYEAVRLRKNGEPFHVSISVSTIYDRNGHVIGFSGVYRDITEQKKTDEFLRNTEKLSLVGELAAGIAHELRNPLTTLKGFIHLIKKDNPSSYLGIMDDELDRIEAITNELLYLAKPLAAERKTVPIREILEQVTLLLTPQAILHNIQLEAEIDEELPMITCNVNQIKQVFINLMKNAIEAMPSGGVIRLRVQSQGEAFVLVSVIDNGMGIPEERMEKLGQPFYSLKEKGTGLGLTICKKIVQEHNGDLSFESEMGKGTTVYVVLPYCNDGSVNISKASNPPLLQYSK
- a CDS encoding malate:quinone oxidoreductase — encoded protein: MTNRQTKTDVILIGAGIMSATLGTLLKELVPDWRITVFEKLANAGEESSNEWNNAGTGHAALCELNYTAEKPDGSIDISKAIKINEQFQVSMQFWSYLVNSNLIRNPQDFIMPLPHISFVHGEQDVNFLKKRFEALSSNPLFKGMEFSDDPAKLIEWIPLMMKDRPSNEPIAATKIDSGTDVNFGALTRMLVDHLKSKNVGIHYNHSVNDIKRTSDGLWELKVRNLDNGTVEHHRAKFVFIGGGGGSLHLLQKSGIPEGKHIGGFPVSGIFMACNNPEVIEQHHAKVYGKAKVGAPPMSVPHLDTRYIDNKKTLLFGPFAGFSPKFLKSGSMFDLVTSVKPDNVLTMLAAGAKEMSLTKYLIQQVMLSKEQRMEELREFIPDARIEDWDLVIAGQRVQVIKDTEAGGKGTLQFGTEVISAADGSIAALLGASPGASTAVSVMLEVMKKCFPQHINAWEPKLKEMIPSYGVSLMTKPELIEEIHASTAQTLGLSEELLLQLVH